The genome window TTGTATTAGGTTTTTACTACTACTATCGCTGAAGTGGAAAATCTAAAAATTCTTATTGTTGAGGATGAATCCAGAGTATTGTAATTCATCAAACAGGGTTTAGACAAGGCAACGTTATAAGCAAGCCTAAGCACAAAATCACATTTCTCGAAATCAAGAATCATTTTTATAGATGACATATATCATCATATTGTTGAGAAACCATAACTAACTTCGTGAAAATATTTATCATGAACATTAACTGACTTAGAAAAACTAACATATTTCAATAACTCAATATTATGAACCAAACACACATTCACTTACTCATTACCCATCTTCCGATTTTCGGTTCTATTTTTGGTGGAATTGTTTTAGCACACGGACTTTGGACAAAAAGCGATCAAACAAAAATTGCCGCTTACAACCTTTTTATTATTTCTGCAATTGGTGCAGGTATTGCCTACCTGACAGGAGAAGCCGCTGAAGAAACAGTGGAAAACATTCAGGGTATAGCAAAAGATATGATTGACCAACACGAAGACTTTGCTGTTTTTGCATTAATATCATTAATAATACTTGGCGTTGCTTCTATTGGCGGGCTTTTCCTGACTTTGCGAAAGTCATCCCTTACAAAGACAGTAGCTGTAGTGATTTTATTTATTTCCCTGATTAGCTTCGGCTTAGTTGCGAGGACAGGTTATTTAGGTGGACAAATAAGACATACAGAAATTAACTCATCAAACAATAATCCTGTTCAAAGTGGCGAACAAGAACATGATGACGACTAAATATTATTTCTATGAAACAACCACTGCTTGTAAAGTATGTGCTGCCTTTTTTCCAGTGGTATGCTTTAATGATTTTTCTTGCCATAGCGATTGATTATTTCCTCCACCGCTTTCAGTTGGTTTCCGTTGGGCGTTACCTTGGTTTTACAGGAACATTTGTCATTGTTATTTCATTCATTTATTCATTACGAAAACGAAAAATAATTGAATCAGGTTCTCCGAAACAACTTTTAGCACTCCATGAATATCTTGCATGGATTGGTTCAATAATGCTTCTTGTTCACGCAGGAATTCATTTTAATGCAGTGTTGCCGTGGCTTGCTATCCTGATGCTTTTAATCGCAGTTGCAAGCGGATTGGTTGGGAAATTTCTTTTGAAGAAAGCGAGTGAAACATTGAAAGAAAAAAGACAGACATTGATTAATACAGGTATTAGCACAGAAGATGCGGACAAAAAACTTTTTTTTGATTCCATCACCGTTGATCTGATGAAGAAATGGAGAGTAGTTCATTTGCCCATTACTTTAATTTTAGGTTTACTGGCTCTGATGCACATTATTACTATTGTAATGTTTAGTAAATGAAAAAGATAATTGTTCTTGGGATAGTAATTGTATTCATCGGACTAATGTATCAGTATCCTCATGGAATGCTCAATCCGGGTGAGTTAGTTGAGGGGCATCAAAAACTAAATGACAAATGCCTTGGGTGTCACAATCCATTTTGGGGAATCTCAAATGATAAATGTGTTTCTTGCCACAAACTATCTGACATTGGAAAAGATACGCTCATGTTAAGTGATGCCAATACGACAAATAAGAACGTTTTGTTTCATCATCAACTTTCAAATCAAAAATGCACTTCCTGCCACACCGACCATAAGGGATTAAAACCTGAAATGTCTTTGAGCAGCTTTAATCATGAAATGTTACCAACAACCATGATAAGTAATTGCAATAGTTGTCACGGTCAACCCACCGACAATCTGCATAAGCAATTAACTACTGCGTGCAAGAATTGCCACAATACAAAAGGTTGGAAATCTTCAGTAATATTTAATCATGATATGATACAAGGAGATGCTAAGAACAATTGCACTTCATGTCATAAGGAACCTGACGATTCTTTCCATCAGCAGGTTAAAGACAACTGCGATAAATGCCACAGCACAAGCCAATGGAAACCGTCCACCTTTAACCATTCAACTTATTTTCAATTGGACGGAGACCATAACGCAA of Bacteroidia bacterium contains these proteins:
- a CDS encoding class III cytochrome C family protein — encoded protein: MKKIIVLGIVIVFIGLMYQYPHGMLNPGELVEGHQKLNDKCLGCHNPFWGISNDKCVSCHKLSDIGKDTLMLSDANTTNKNVLFHHQLSNQKCTSCHTDHKGLKPEMSLSSFNHEMLPTTMISNCNSCHGQPTDNLHKQLTTACKNCHNTKGWKSSVIFNHDMIQGDAKNNCTSCHKEPDDSFHQQVKDNCDKCHSTSQWKPSTFNHSTYFQLDGDHNAKCNTCHTNNNFSIYTCYGCHEHSERNIQQEHNEEGIFNFTNCTSCHKSSNEHDIIMNGNSNQKLNQKDLNNVKDYIKSQEKDKKKEHEEKKEHDND